From Impatiens glandulifera chromosome 7, dImpGla2.1, whole genome shotgun sequence:
AGACGATGCAATTGATGAAACTCCTACACTAGCCCAATTGTTTAGCTCAGGGTCTGCGGTTAGTTCAATGCTAGACATGTCTATTCGCACACTTCCTGGGGATCATGGTCTTCCTCTACATCAGGTATAGTTTTTAATGAAATgctaaaacaaaaatattcgCGAATTGAATACAAGAGTATGGTTTGGCTATTTTGTTAGGCTCTACCGGATGTTCCTCCAGCAATGGTGGATGCGGTTAATAGGGGAGGTGAGTTTCTAGCGAATTTGGCTGCAGGAACGCCGTGGGAGAATGTTGCAAAAGAAGCAGGCATTGACACAGGAATGCTTAGAGCAGCAGATAATTCTAAAGATTTGGATTCGCTTGTGGATGTGATCGCTTCTTGGATAGCTTCTAATGCAACTGGTTCAAGACTTTTGAGGTCTTGAATCGAGAATCGTGATCCCTGAAGTGTTGGACTCAACCCGCATAAACTGGCCAAAACAAACACAATTCTTCTGCAGTGGAAATTGTCTTATTTCCTGTAAATTTGTTGAAAGAAAAGAAGGATTTTActtcatatattttcttataagtgAAACAAACAATCAATAGTAAAAACATTACAATCTCTTAATTAAATCAGATAAGTCCCAAAGGAATGTATAAGCAGTTAGCTGGTGTTGAATTCtgtgtttatattaaataatataagtttatttaaggcccgtttaaactcaaaacgctttcAAATAGAATTGAATATctgtgacattttggtctcttaagccgatTTTTACTACTAGATTACaacttaaaaataagaataaaaaaaaaatgaatataagtTGGTTTAACTATATTAAGTATTAGTTGAGCTGAGTTCAGTCCGCCTATACATTTTTCACAAATTTTATGAACAGAAGCGCTGATTTTGTCAATTTCGGTTTAGGGTTCAGTTTAGCAGTATACAATTTTCATGAGTTCCTTCTactatttagaaaaaaaaggtTTTCAAAACTCGttacaaaatattcaaaatgatatatatatattacatgtattaatatttatacattttgaaaatctcaaattatatatataattgaaataataaaatatatatatatatatatatccaaacgAACCCTTGCAAGTCCTCGTTTGCCCTTTTTTACAGTAAGGAGGAGAGGAGTTCAGAGCAGATACATTCAATTGGAGACGCCGGCGAACTTCCCGTTGAAGCTCCTCCTCCGTGAGTCGCCGTCTTTTAGCACCGTCACCGCTACCACCACCAGGTATTTCTTTTCTGTATTCATATTTCAAATCCTGCGGCCTTCTATCTCCTTAAGTACGACGCTCGATCTCATCTTCGGATGTCGTTCGATATTATCTCTTCATATCCACGCTTTGTCTTTTTATCGCATTCTATCGCGGCTTCACTTTGATTTAGGTTGTTCTTTCTCTCAGCGTTGGTATACTTTTTTCTTCGGAGGCTTGATTTGACCTGATTTTGGTAAAATAGGATGATGCATAGTGATTTCTGCATAAGTAATCTGTTAAAAAGTGTCGTGTGTGTGTGTTATTGCTATTCTCTCTGTGGTCAGATTTTTTTGTCGATTTTTGGTGGATTGGCTCAAAATTATAGGCAAAGATAGAAAGCATTTACATTGTTCTATCCTTGAGACAACAAGCTTAAGCTTGTGAATTCACATGTTACACTATAGTGATATGTTGTGACCCGTTAAGAATATAACGTGTAATCGTAACTAAATAGAAAGAAGATAGACAAGATTGAGGGAGAAGAGAAGATAAGGGATCGAAATAGATAGACAAAGACCGATAGAAGTTAGAAAAGAATATCGATGGCTCAAGACTTGTAATTAGAGAGAAACTAGAAAGTACAAACTACCCCTAATGAAACTAGTCTAAGGTTATATAGTCTTCTTACAATGGTAATCTAGTAATAAAACACaactaaagaaaataagatCAAATATTCCCGGCACCTGATGTGGGACACAACATGATATGTAATGTCCTGTAAAAGGTTACATCTCTGTGCCACATCTTAGAGTAAGGGTTCAAGAAGCTTCTTTTTATCTGATTTATATCTTTATATTCAAGTATGATGTTATTCTTATCTAAAATTTTGTGATTTTGTGTTCTTCATGTCATAAATGTTGATAAATACTTCGATTTGTTAATCTTAGAGGTTGCTATCTATAACTGAAATACAGCTTCTACactgtttattttattttgctacTGTTTAAGTTAGGGTGTATATGTTGTTGCGAAAGATATATAAGTTCATCATGGATAAATGGCTGTAATGGTTTCTATGCTTTTGTAGGCTGGTCTGTAGAAATTGTATAATGTTGTCTTACTTATATAACTCGAGTTTAAAGCATGTATATCCTTGTTGGGTTTTTATTTGGTAGAAATTCTACTCTTCCCAAATTAGATGGCTTGTTTTCTTTTCATGATGATGGTGGCTCGtgtaaatgttattattaaacatTCTACATGCTACATTTTGAGTTAAGATTGATCATTCATGTAGTATAATAGTGGTGGGGAAATAGAGCAAATTTGTTCTAAATTCAAGAGCTTTAATTTAAACATTGTTAGGTTAATTTTCTATGCTGTGACAAACCTGAGCACTATGCTTTGTGCAAATTTTGGTGCTTTATTGCAATGTCATGAGCTAAAACTCGAGAATCATTTCCATGTTGAAAGTTTGGATCCATTCTGAGCTGAAAATCTAGGCAGTTAGGCTTAACACAACATATCAGTTGGTTTAAATGATTaagtgcttatttgaattaCGTTCATTTCATAGCTTTGATTTAAAATCACTTGCTTATTTAGATTCAGCTCCAATTAAGCTAAAATTTGGAGGAACTTATTAAGTTATGAATACTAACTCGGTAATCTAGTAACACACAATCAGTAGTAAGGATTTGCTCAGTCTTGAGTCTTGACTTACGTATCTGCTTGTTATTCATAAAGAATTATTTGGTTTTGATAAACCCCCATCTGCAATTGTGGTGTATTCTGCATGTTAGAGTTTCTTAGGTTTACCTgacatttttaaacaatttgtCTCAAATGAAAGATAAAGTCATATAAAaggtaattaaaattttcaattcttGTATCCAAATACCCcgtaaaaatgtttttttattattttaaattcaataagaTTTCTCCTGATATGAAGGCGTatctgataataaataaatcattattactGTATTATAAGTCATAGTACTAAAAATCGGTACAAAGATCGTGTTACGTTTGACTTATTATATCTTTGTGATTTTACTTAGTTTGGGCTAAGCGCCATGGCATGGAAGGGACAGTTATCTCGGAACCTGAAGGAGCTGAGAATACTCTTCAGTCAGGCATCACCTGCAAGCTCTTCTACTaggttttcttcattttatttacttattaaagttttgtttggtttggttgaaTGATTTTGCTTACTTGACCATGGTCCCTCCTTTTGACAGAGCATTTGTAGAGAACAACTACAAGGATCTGAAAACGCTCAACCCCAAACTCCCTATACTGATTCGTGAATGCAGTGGGATCGAGCCACAGCTGTGGGCTAGATACGGTATTATATCTATATCCCTCCTCCCTAAAGGGTATTATTGACTTTTTGCCTCGGTTCTTATCTGTGTGGAAATAACGATGGAACAGATATGGGAATGGAGAGGGGTATTCGGTTGGAAGGAATGACTGAGACGCAGATATTGAAGGCATTAGAGGATCTTAACAAAGCTGGTGCAGCTATTAATAAAAGCTGAAGAGGATTGCtttgttgtttgttttgttttgtgagaaaaataaataaatatatgaatattcaTGATCTCAAGATCCTACTGCTTGTTTGAGTTTTCATCTATTATTTATGTTCTGATTTGCAGAGacacaaacataaataaatattctctGAATCATCATTGGTTTTATTTTATggcattttatttttcttttggatAGGGATAATATGGCATTCAAGTTGAGTTTCTTCCATCAATCACTTGGACACTTGCGGTTTGGATTAAATGATACCACATTCAGACAAGCCACTTTGATTTGAAATTCATAAGATTTCGAGTAGTCTCAACTACCTTTATTCACTAGGTTCAAAATGactttttatcaataatttttcttatatcCAGGCATGGCAAATTTTCAAAACCGGGTATCTATTTGATTCGAAattatcaatttcaaatcaAGACCCGATTAATTACAAGgaaacaaaacaattattttaagcACACggtttgttttataaatatacattcttttacaataattaatttgttttataaatggattttttttaattgagttaataaaataaatattatgctCATATTTTTGTGTCATGGAGAATGTGTaatctattttataaatgaaatttgtaatttatattattttattgctAGATTTACCGATAATTTATCTATTCTAatctatcaatatttttatttgcttTATAGAGTAAtattaaatgagaaaaaataaagtgaCAAAAAAGATCATTAGTGTCCCtttctaaaaatttaaaaacgatttgttttacaaaataattgaaggttaaaagtaaatttaaaaacgatttgttttacaaaataattgaaggttaaaagtaaatttaaaaacgatttgttttacaaaataattgaaGGTTAAAAGTAAGTGATTATAGTAATTAGAAGGTCACTAGAGTAATTTGACATTACTCTATAAAaccaaaaagaatattaatagatcacaataaaacaaattatttgtaaattttactataaaataatataaattacatattctatttataaaataCCCATCCTCCAtcgtaacaaaatataaaagagtTAAAAGAgcgaatattttgataattttagatAATTGAGTCTAAACAAATCATTTAAggattaaaaattaacaaatataataattaggcCAAAAATCAacgattaaaaattaaaatagtttgagGGTTTTAGTTAGAAGGGCCGTTATGCCATTGGTGACCATTTCTATAAGTTTGAGGGCCAATTtgttatagaaaataatttaaatgctaAAAGTAAGCTATCCAAGTAATGGGATAGTCACTCAAAtacttttttctaaaaaaaaataagattatgatgttaaaaaaaatgttttttcttactaatttataaaaataaaatattaaaatttgtatctTAATGAAAAAATTGGTCCCTATTTTCTCGGTTACAAGTACCCGACGAATCAACAAACGGATATCCGACCCGCATTCGGCTCAAAACTTTTGGTTCCTAATTATAGTTGACATGCCTAGTTATatcaaataacaataattaCCCAAGTATGGTTAAAAGAAgcataaaacacaaaataattataCCAAATAAGTTTCTCTAATTTTACTTGAGCTTTGAAATGCAATTGTAACAAAAATCCTGAATATATGTTTCTGGGCTGGCATATGCATGGTAATTGAAACATactattataaaatttggtTAGCAGCTTAAGAAACAAATATTCCAATTAAACAGAGACAAGTGAAATTCAATAATATCACATAATAAATAAAGCTTGCTCTTacaaataaatgatattatgtTTTCCTCTTACTACTTTCTTTCTTGTCCCTGATAATCCCTTAAACAAACTACTCATCTTCCTCGTGTCGTTATCGTCGTGTTCTATTCCTGCTTGATTTCACCGGTCCAATAAGTTTTAGTCGCGAGAAGAACTTTCTCGGGTATAAACGGGCCGCTTTCATGATCCATAATCTGACTCTTCCATCTCATTCCGTCCGTTACATCTTTAATCTTCACCAGAGTCTCCACCACGTCCCTGAATATAACTATCCCTTCCGGTCTCAATATTCTATCCATCTCGATCAATATATCCGTCATATCGCACCTACACACCaccacattattattattaatcagctttttgaatttcaatttcaattaatCATGTTCTTACCTGTCTTCATATAAGGTAAACACGCCACCAGCATGGATCAGATCATAAGTTCTCGGATAAGTTGATACAGCTTCGCACCAATCATGATGAGTTCCTATTAAACCTCGTTCGTAAATGACGCCTAGAGTGTCTTGACCAATATTAACCGGGACAACATTCATCACCCAAACCGGATACTTAAGTAGTGCAGCAGCGAAACCTCCTAAGTTAGCATTCATGTCCATCAAGTTTCGATATCTACCTTGAGCTAGATTTCCTATTATGTGTTTGTAA
This genomic window contains:
- the LOC124944469 gene encoding NADH dehydrogenase [ubiquinone] 1 alpha subcomplex subunit 2; protein product: MAWKGQLSRNLKELRILFSQASPASSSTRAFVENNYKDLKTLNPKLPILIRECSGIEPQLWARYDMGMERGIRLEGMTETQILKALEDLNKAGAAINKS